The genomic interval TTGTGTTGCGAGAAAACCATCTTTTCAGAAAGTTCTTCGCTAAATTTTGCAAAACCATAATTGGCAATATAATAATCTGAAAAATCTTGTTTTCCGCCAGAATCACGATAATTATCTGCATAATCTTTTATCATTCGAAGTGGAAAAATACCACTTTTTGCCGATTCTAAAACTGCCGCATTAATATCTGTGGCATACAAAATAGATTTATGCAGAAGTCCTAATTCTTTAAGCATAATAGCCATCGAATACACCTCTTCGCCTGTAGAACAGCCTGCATGCCAAATTCTGATAAAAGGTTTAGTTCCTAATAAGGGAAGAATATCATTTCGAAGCACGGTATAAAATGACGGATCGCGAAACATTTCTGTAACATTTACCGTAATTTCGTCAATCATTCTTTTGCAATAATCTGGATCTGTGCGAACCTTTGAAAGAAATTCATGAAAATGCTTAAATCCATCTAAATAATAAACTCGGCTAACACGTCTTTTTAGTGAAGCTCTGGAATAACTTCCAAAATCAAAACCATAATATTCGTAAACATCATTAATTAGGGCTTCTAACTCAATATCTTCAATCATAATTCACTTAAATTTCCCCCAAAATCTGAAGTAATTTATCAACATCAACTGGTTTCGAGATGTATGAATCTGCCCCAGCCTCTAAACATTTTTCTTTATCTCCTGTCATTGCTTGTGCGGTTACAGCCACTACAAAGGTAGATTCTTGCGATGGAATTGCTTTTATAAGCGGAATTGCTTCATATCCGTCCATTTCTGGCATCATCATATCCATCAAAACTGCATCAATTGTGTCGTCTTCTTTTAATAT from Flavobacterium sp. YJ01 carries:
- a CDS encoding response regulator — its product is MRKKRVLIVDDDTRNIFALVNTLKAKSFDCLSCLSAEEALRILKEDDTIDAVLMDMMMPEMDGYEAIPLIKAIPSQESTFVVAVTAQAMTGDKEKCLEAGADSYISKPVDVDKLLQILGEI
- a CDS encoding protein-glutamate O-methyltransferase CheR; this translates as MIEDIELEALINDVYEYYGFDFGSYSRASLKRRVSRVYYLDGFKHFHEFLSKVRTDPDYCKRMIDEITVNVTEMFRDPSFYTVLRNDILPLLGTKPFIRIWHAGCSTGEEVYSMAIMLKELGLLHKSILYATDINAAVLESAKSGIFPLRMIKDYADNYRDSGGKQDFSDYYIANYGFAKFSEELSEKMVFSQHNLVSDNSFNEFDLILCRNVLIYFDNNLQKRVVNLFDDSLSVLGFLALGTKETIKYSISQTKYKQFEREKIWRKVRE